GTACAAGAACGTGCTCGATTCATCACGAGTCAAGCTGCCGTTCGGTATCGCCCAGATCGGTAAAGCTTTCCGTAACGAGATCAACCCTCGTAACTTTACTTTCCGTTCCCGTGAGTTCGAGCAAATGGAGATCGAGTACTTTTGTCATCCAGACGACGGTCTTCGCCTCACTGACGAATGGCTGGAGAAGCGCCTCTGCTTCTACGAGGAAATCGGTATTCCACGCGAGAAACTTCACATTCTCGATGTTCCAGACGGTGAGCGTGCGTTCTACTCAGAGAAGACTTACGACATCGAGTACGAATTCCCATTCGGCATTCAAGAATTAGAAGGTGTCGCCTACCGTACCAACTACGACCTCGGTGTTCATCAGGAGCATTCCAAGAAAACTCTCGAGTACTTCGACGAGGAAACCAAGGAACGTTTCGTACCTCACGTCGTCGAACCATCCGCAGGCTGCGACCGTACAGCCCTCGCTCTCATCTGCGAGGCCTACGATGTAGAAGACCTCACCAAGGATGGCGGCAAGAAGGACGAGCGTACTGTCATGCGCTTCAAGCCATGCATCGCTCCAATCAAGGCAGCCATTCTTCCTCTGCTGAAGAACAAGCCGGAACTTGTAGAAAAGGCCAAGGAAGTGAAAAACCTTCTTCAGCCTTTCATGAATGTATTCTACGACGAAGCTGCAGCTATCGGGCGCCGCTACCGCCGTCAGGATGAGATCGGTACTCCATTCTGTATAGCCATCGACTTCCAGACCCTCGGTGAAGCAGATGAAGACGGCAACGACCTGACTGACACCGTAACGATTCGTCACCGTGATTCCATGGAGCAAGAGCGCATCGCCATCAAGGACCTCCTCCCATGGCTACTTGAGCGCATTCGCTAATTCGCCATCATACATTGAAAGCTAATTCCAGGCTCCTCAGACACTGAGGAGCCTTTTTTTATGAGAATCTCTGACAAGATCTGTTAATGCGGCCCGTTTTTTGATCATATATGGAGTAAGATTACCCCATTTACATCGCGCATTTACCATGAAGCTCACTACTCAAATCTTAGCAGCACTGGCTCTCACCAGTTTGTTTTCACTGGCTGCCGACAGACCCAACTTCCTCTGGATTGTTTCTGAAGACAATTCCAAGCACCACACCAAGCACTTCGATCCGACAGGAGTCGCCATGCCCAACCTGGAGCAACTCGCCAAGGAAGGAGTCACCTTTGATAACGCGTGCTCCAATGGAGCAGTCTGCTCAGTAGCCCGTTCCACCCTAGTGACCGGCTGTTACGCTCCCAAACTGGGTGCTCAATTCCACCGCAGGCAGAAGCTCGTCCCGATGCCAGATGGGCTCAAGGCATTCCCGGCCTATCTCAATGAAGCAGGCTACTACACAGCAAACAAAACCAAGACCGACTACAACCTCCAGGTAGATATGAAGGAAACTTGGAACGGCAAGGACGGATGGAAAGGCAGAGCCGAAGGCCAGCCGTTTTTCCTTCAGCAGAACTTCGCTGGTACACACGAAGGTAGCAGCCACTTCCCGCTGAATGCGATGAAGAAAAAGCCTCTCCAGGACCTCATCTCAAACATCACCCTACCCCCACATCACCCTGACACCACACTATTCCGTTACAGCTATGCTTCGTATCAAGATAGATTACGTAAGTTTGACGAGCAACTTGGCAATCTGATCAACAAGCTCAAGAAAGATGGACTCTATGAAGACACGATCATCTTTTATTTCGGCGACCACGGAGGTGTCCTTCCACGAAGCAAGGGCTATGCATACGAGACTGGTCTTGCAGCACCACTGGTTGTTAGAGTCCCTGAAAAATGGCAACATCTGATCCCCTTTAAACCAGGAACCCGTACAGATGCCATTGTTAATTTTTACGACTTTGGTCCATCAATCATTCATGCCGCAGGCATCCCGCTCAGCGATCAATTCGATGGCAAGCCCTTCCTAGGTAAAGACATCAGCGCCGAAGAACTGAGTAAACGTGTAGCCTACGGTTATGCGGACCGTTTCGATGAAAAGTACGATCTCGTCCGCACTTACCGCAAAGGTGACCTGAAATACATGCGCAATTTCCAACCATTCAATCCAGATGCGCTCCACAATTTCTACCGTTACAAGCAGCTCGCTTATCTAGAACTTAGAGAGCTTCACAAAGCAGGTAAGCTGAATGCCCAGCAGGAGTTATTCTTCTCTAGAAAGCCAGCCGAAGCTCTGTACGACCTGAAGAATGACCCTTACGAACTCAACAACCTTGCAGGTGATCCCAAATACCAGGAGACGCTGAAAGAAATGAGATCCACCCTAACAGAGCACCTCAAGGAGATGAACGATCTGAGTTTCTACCCAGAAAGCGAACTCATCAATAAGGCCTTTGGTAACCCTACCGCTTTTGGTAAAAAACACAGCAAAGAGATCGCCGCTCTGATCGACTTAGCCAATCTGGAAGTTGTCAATTTCGATGAAGCAAAGTCAAAGATTGAGTCAGCACTGATCTCAGAAGATGTTTGGACACGCTACTGGGCTTGCATCGTTGCTACGAGTTTCTACGAGAAATCCAAACCGCTGGAAGTAACGCTTAGCACGATTGCTGATTCAGACGCAAACATCTTGGTTCGAGTCAGAGCAGCTGAAGCACTAGCCCACCTCGGCAACTCAAAAGCCAAAGATGTCATGGAAAAAGCGATTTATGCCAGCACTGACCCTGTAGAGCTCAACCTCATTCTGAACTCAGCCGCCATGCTCTATGAGCTTGATCCAACGACCTACACCTTTGACATCGATAAGAGCAAGTTGAAGACCAACTCAAGTCTGGTGAAGGAACGCATCATCTATCTCAACAAGCGCGACTAAGACTTTATAGACATCACTAATGTAAAACGCCCCAGTCATTGACCGGGGCGTTTTTGTTTTATCCTAGAAAAGTTTGCTCCCTGTTATTTACCCACAGGTCTGCACTCATGCTTAAGCCAGCTCACCTCGTCCTCATTGAGGAGCGGTGATAGCTTCTCGACCACTTGGGCATTGTAGTCATTCAGCCATTCAATATGGCAGTCATCCATATAAGCGGTATCTACGAGATCCACATTGATCGGGCAGAAGGTAAGGTTCTCGAATTTGAAGAACTTGCCGAATGGAGTATCCGCACTCTTTACCGTGTGCACCATGTTCTCGATACGGATGCCATACTCGCCTGAGCGGTAGATGCCAGGCTCAATGGTAGAGAGCATGCCTTCATACATGCGCTCGGTAGTGAGACCTGAGAAATTCTGGGGGCCTTCGTGCACTTCCAGACCATAGCCTACGCCGTGTCCAGTACCATGTCTGTAGAGACGGTGGTGCTGCCACATCGGGCGGCGACAGATGCCATCAAGTTGAGCACAAGTTGCATCCTCTGGGAATTCAGCAGTGATCAGTTCGATCAAGCACTTCAGGACGAGAGTGTAGTCTATCTTCTGTTCCTGAGTGGGCGTACCCATTGGAATCACACGAGTGGTATCACTGGTGCCATTTTCAAAGTTACCACCACTATCGATGAGGAAAATACCATCCAGGGTCACCTCTACGTCTGAATTTTCGTCTACGCTGTAGTGATTGAGAGCCCCATGAGCTTTATAGCCCATGATGCTGTCAAAGCTCACATGACGGAATCCAGAGATCGCTTGGCGACATTCCAGCAATTTCTTGCTGGCGGATAGTTCAGTCACCTTACGGCCTGCTTGCAACTCGCTATACATCCAGAAGTAGAAGCGCACCATGGCAGCTCCATCCTCGATCATGACCTTGCGGGTATTCTCCATCTCCACCTCGTTCTTGACCCCTTTCAGATCGGTAGCGAGAGCGCGTTCCTTAATAAGGAAACAATGAGAACCAGCCTTATAGAGATTGTGGTTGGTATAGCGTGGCACCATTAGCAGACGAGTGTCTTTATCCAGCTCTTCCAAGACTGAAGCAACCTCCCCATAGCCCCGTATAGTGAAGCCTGCCGCAGTAAATTTTCTCTTAGCCTCATCACTGAGCTTTCCTTCATCTATAAAGAAAATCGCCTCGTCAGCAGAGACCAACGTATAGCAATACGGAGTCGGGTGGTTCTCCATATCTGTGCCACGGAAGTTCAGAAGCCAGTTGGACTCATCCGTTCTACCAAGGAGATAAACCTGAACGCCTTTTTTCTGCATGAGCGCACGAAGATCTTTGAGTTTCTCTTCGGTGCTCTGGCCAGTGAGTTCTTCTGCGACCAAATCCAATTTTCCACATGGCTCAGCAGGACGATCTGTCCAAATCTCGTCAACAGGATCTAGCTCTGTATTGGCCGAAATATCAGCTACTTTCAGAGAGCTAACCCAGCTTGAAGCATCCGCTTCGGAAATATCATTTCCAGAGAAGCTCACGACATCTCCAGCCTTCAGCTCAGACTTCAACCAATCAATGATACTGTCCACCCCTGGATCACTAGCTCTAAACAATTTAATTTCAGAACCAGCTAAAGCCTCTTCCGCAGCCTCGTAGTAACGGCTATCAGTCCACAAGCCGGCCTTCTCTGCAGTAACGACTACCGTTCCATTTGAGCCTTTGAGTCCACTCAACCACTGCCTGCTGAGCCAGCGCGGAGCCTGATACTCGTTATTGTGCGGATCAGCATTCGGTATGATTGCCGCATTCACACTGTTTTTTTCCATCCATGCCCTGAGGGACGCAAGCTTCTCTGCTGTAGTCATACCCTCAGCCTGTAAAGCATTGCTAGTTATGACGCCATCGCAAATTCATTTTGTGCTCGTTCTAGAGCCATTATCACAAATTCAGCATCATTCTGAGGCTTGTTCGAATACCGAATAGCGTTCCATGAAATCCTGCAGGTCTTTCTCATTGGTGTAAGACTTCTGGACGTCCTCTCTGAGAAGTTCAGCATGGCGCCTCAATTCAGCTTGATACGCTGCCATTGTATCTACCTCTTTGAGACGAGCCAAGATATCGATCAGGCTCAAACTGACCGACTCCACTCCCCTAGCATTCTGCCTAATCTGGTGAAATGCAGCATCAAGTAATCCTGCATAGGTATAAGTCTTGGTCGCGACCCTCAGCACCCCGTTCTTGTCGTGCAACAATCCACCTGGTAACCCACGCTCCACAATCTTCGTGATCACACCGCCCAGTTTATTGATACAGTTGATCGCCGTAAATGGATCATTCACTCCCGGTGACAAGGCTCTTACGGCTATCTCAACCAATTGATCGATCACAAACTCTACATCTTGGTCATCCGTCCTTTCCGGACCTTGCATAATTTCACGTCGAACGAGATCTCTACCAGCATCGAACTGACTAGATTCACACCAAATCACGCCGAGCTTTTCACCCGGCAGCAAGTAATCACCAGGTTTGAAATCGATTTTCACCATAGCCTCATTTTCAGAGGCCCAATCCAAAATATCCTCTAGTCCAATGGCCTGAATGTAGCCACCATCCTCACTCCTCACCTCTCTGAATTCGCCTGGCACCTCGCCCATCACCCCTGCGGACAAAGCATCCCTACGACTCTCTGGCAGTGCGCTCAGAGGGAAGAGTATATTGATCGTCTCATTCAATCTATCCGTAACATCCTGAATGATTCTAGGAGCTTGGATAAAGGTGAACACATGATGAACGAAGGCTATCAAGAGCCCAAAACTCAACACCCCAAAAACTCCACCTGTGGTTACTGACAGTTGAGGGGTCCACCCCGAGTCTCCTCCCCTAACAGTAGCTGCAACCATCAAGCAGTAGATAAAGGTGCCTATGTAGCCACCCAAAACCCACTTTGTCTGAGGGTGACGCATGAAATTCCTTATCAAGCGAGGTCCGAACTGGCTGGAGGCTGAAGACAAAACAACCATGGTGATCGAAAATACAACACCTGCTACCGTAATAGCAGACGCGGCTACCGTCGTTAATATAGCTCTCGCACCAGCAGGATCAGTCAGCTCCCACCCCAGCTCATGGTAGTAGTAAACATCCACTCGCTGCATCACATAGCCCAGTAGCAGTGCAACAAGAACCATCAGTGAAGGCACAAACCAAAAGCTATGCCTCAGCTGATTGATGAAGTGGGCAATCTTTACGTACATAGTGGCAGGCTAACACACTTTATTATCAGATTCAGCCCCCAACTAATTGATTTTTACTTAGAAACATTTGCTCTCTCAAAAAGATTTCTTTGAAAAATCTCAAAAAGTACTCATGCTAAGATCATGTGTATGCTTACGCTCGTCTCTAACAGACTACCAGTCCGTATCAAAGAAAATGGAGAAGCTGAACGTACCACCGGAGGGCTAGCCTCAGCCTTGGCTGGTGCCGACTTGGACGGCGACTATACCTGGATAGGCTGGAGTGGCGGCAGCAAGGAGGACATTTCCGACCTCAAGAATTACGAAAGCACCTTACAAAAAGTTGGAGTAAGTCCGGTTTTACTCAGTCAGGAAGATATCGATGGCTATTATGAAGGCTATGCCAATTCCACCCTCTGGCCTCTCCTGCACTACATGACTGGTAGAGCCCGGTTCAACACAGACTGGATGCCTGTCTACCGCAGAGTCAACCAGACGTTTGCCGAAACCATTGCCAAACACAGCTCCAAGAACGGTCAGGTCTGGATTCATGACTACCACCTCTTCTTACTCCCCAAAATGCTCCGTAAGCTCAGGCCAGATCTCAAGATCGGTTTCTTTTTGCATACCCCCTTCCCTTCCAGCGAAATTTTCAGAGCCCTGCCAGAACGTGATGAAATTCTCTCAGGTCTCTTGGGCTGTGATTTGATAGGCTTTCACACTTTTGGCTACCTGCGCCACTTTCGTTCCTCCCTGCTGAGAATCCTGGGACTTGAGGGAGACGCCGAGAGTTTATGGCAGGGAAACCGCGAGGTCCGTTTTGGCGTGTACCCGATTGGCCACAACCGTGCTGGCTTTCACACGGCCATGAAGAGCAAACAGTACGAGGAGGCTCTCGACTTGCACAACCAACACCTCAATGGCGGCAAACTCATCCTCAGTGTCGAACGCCTGGACTACACCAAAGGTGTTCCCCAAAAACTAGCAGCGATCAGGCACTACCTGAAGAACAACCCCGAGATGCGCTCCAAGGTGAATTTCGTGATCATAGCCGTACCCTCACGCAAAGGTGTCCATGAATACGATGTTCTGACTGAAAAGGTTCAGCGTGAAGTCGGAGCAATCAACGGCGAGTTCGGCGAGGTCGGTCATTCACCGATTCAATTCCTGCATCGGGGATTTCCCATGGAGGAACTTGCCGCACTCTATGCCCTGGCTGACGTCTGCCTTGTGACCCCAATCGTCGACGGGATGAATCTCGTAGCCAAGGAATACATCGACTGTAAGCGAGCCAAGTATGGAGCACGCCCGGGGGCGCTTATATTAAGCGAATTTGCCGGTGCAGCCCAAGAGATGTCTCATGCTGTCTTGGTCAATCCACACAACACGGTGGGTGTCGCCGAAGCGATGGAGCATGCTCTCGCCATGTCTGATGATGAGATGTGCTCCCGTGTACGAGCCATGCAGGACCGCCTGGAGCGTAACGACGCAGGAGCTTGGGCTAAACGTTTTCTGGGAGACCTAGCCACTGATCCCAGAGAGGAGACAAACGGAATCGCTGCGGCCAACCTCAAGGGTGTAAGAATGGATATTCTTGAACACATCAATGCTGGCAAGAAAGCCGCCATATTCATGGACTATGATGGCACTCTGAGAGAATTCACCGATCGACCTCAAGATGCTATTCCTGACGAGGCGCTATGTTCCTTACTCGATCAGTTGGGCAATCATCCAAACTTGGAAATAGCCATTATCAGTGGACGCCCGTTGGAGTTCCTCGAACAACATCTAGGACACCTGAATGTCAGTCTAGTCGCTGAGCACGGCTATCGATGGAAGCTCGTTGACCAGGGGGAATGGCAAATGGTCGACTCCCGGGTCGACACTTCCTGGAAAGAAGTTGTACTACCCCATCTGGAAGCTGCAGTAACCTTGACCCCGGGTTCCGAAATCGAAAACAAAAAGTCATCAATCGTGTGGCACTACCGGCAAGCCGATCCAGAATTTGGCTTATGGAGAGCCAAGGGACTCCTCTCAGAGCTCACCTCGATCACCGCCAGCCTTCCGGTCAGTGTGCATCACGGTCAAAAGATCGTAGAAATTGCCAGCCAGTTCGTCAATAAAGGCGCTGCAGTGGATCACCTATTAGAACATTGGAAACCTGAAGTCGCGCTCGCTTGTGGAGACGACCAGACTGATGAAACTATGTTTTCCCTCCATCCGAAGGAGATTGATCACTTCCACACGATCAAAGTGGGTACTGGGGCTACACGGGCAGAGCACCGCACCGACATCAAAGGCCTGAGAAAATTGCTAGAAAATTTATCCAAAAGCCTCTAACATAGATAATCCCACCTCTTTTTTACTATGGATCTATCCTCTGACTACCACCATGGCATCATCGGCAATGGGCGCACATGTGCCATTATTGATGCCGACTCATCAATCGTCTTTTCCTGCATGCCTGATTTCGACTCAGGCACCATCTTTGCCAAGATGCTGGATGAGAAAAAAGGCGGTCACTTCACCATTCGTATGCAGTCAGGCAAAATAGTCTCTCAAGAATATGAGAAAAACACGGGGATTCTTAAGACTGTTTTCAAAGGAAAATCTGGATCGTTCGAACTGATTGATTTCATGCCTCGCTATTCCTGGGACGGCCGTTCCGGGACCAAGAAAGAAGTATCGGCAGATATCGTGCGTGTGCTCAAGCCGTTGAGCGGAAATCCCGAAATCATCGTCGACTATAATCCACAACTTGAATATGCCCGCTTCAACACGAAATCCTTCAAGTTCGGGCGTAATCGAATCAAAACTACTACCGGAGGCACCTGTCCCAGTGGCAAAACCATTTATGAGTCTTGTTACCTCTATTCCAGCATTGCCTCTGACAAGATCCTCAAGAAAGAGGCTTTTAAGCTAACAGAGCAGAAATTCCTACTTCTCAGTTATCATGACAAAGTCATCTCTCCTGATGAAGAACGCGTGGAACTCATGCTACAGCGAACCCGCTCCTACTGGTTACTTTGGTCTGCACGAACTCACCGCTGCGATCAATATAGTGAGGAAATCCTTCGCAGTGCCATTACCCTGAAAATGCTTCAATTCTCCCCAACGGGAGCCGTGGTAGCCGCGGCCACCACCTCGCTACCTGAAACCATCGGGGAAGAGAGAAATTGGGATTACCGTTTCTGCTGGATTCGAGACGGTTCCATGACCGTCGACGTACTCAATCGCATCGGGCATCCGTCCATGGCCGGAAGCTTCATCCACTGGGTCATGGAGACCGTTCCCACGAAAGACGATGCACTGCAGATTATGTATGGTATCCGAGGTGAGAAAACCCTGACGGAGGAAGCACTCGGCCACCTCGAAGGCTATCAAGGCTCGTCCCCCGTAAGAATAGGTAATGCTGCTTATCACCAACAACAGCATGATATCTACGGCATTCTCATGGATCTCATCTACAAGGAGCTCATTCAACATGACTTGGGAGATAGGCATCCGGCCCCCGAAACTTTGGATCAGCTGTGGACCCGGGTACGCTCTATCGTCAAAACAGTTGGTGAGTTCTGGAAAGATCCGGATCGTGGCATATGGGAAATTCGAGGAGAGGCTAAACACTTCGTCTTCTCCAAAGTGCTCTGTTGGGTTGCTGTCGACCGTGCGATCAAGATTGGCAACATGCTCAAGAAGTATGACTGGGCGAAGCAACATGAGGCGCTGCGTGATGAAATCCATAACGATATCTGCACCAAGGGCTGGAGTAAGAAAAAGAAAGCCTTTACCCAGGTATACGGCAGTGACGACCTGGACTCAGCAAACCTCCTGATGGCGGACTACGGCTTCATTGATCCAATGGACAAGCGCTTTATATCCACGGTGGAGCAGAGTGAAAAAGAACTTTGCCGCGGCGGCCTGATGTATCGCTACAAGAACCAGGATGACTTCGGCGAACCCTCCAGCGCCTTTACCGTCTGCTCATTCTGGATGGTCAAGGCACTCGCCCGCACAGGAAAACGCGCCCAGGCCCAGCGAAGATTCCGCCAGTTGCTGAAATTTGCCAACCCGAAAGGACTCTACGGTGAGGATCTGGATTTTAAAACCAAACGGCATCTGGGCAACTTCCCTCAAGCTTACTCTCACCTGGCTCTGATTGATTGCGCCCTCGAGCTCTCCGAAGACTGCCACGACTACTTAATTGAAGAATAAAAACGGGGTGAAGCTTAACGCTCCACCCCGCTGTAAACGTTCGTCAGATTAACCTCAATTACTTGATGAGATCTGGCCAGTCTTCTGTGTGGAAGAACTCGCCTTCTGGCTTATCGATACGCTCGTAAGTGTGTGCACCGAAGAAGTCACGTTGCGCCTGAAGAAGGTTCGCAGGAAGACGCTCTGCACGATAAGCATCATAGTAGCTCAGGGAACCACCGAAAGATGGTACTGGGATACCGTTGAGTGCAGCGATGGAGACCACTTCACGCCAGTCTTGCTGACCCTTGTTCAGGATTTCAGTGAAGAATGGAGCAAGCATGAGGTTCACGAGGTTTGGATTCTCTTCGTATGCCTCGGTGATGCGGTTGAGGAAGCGAGCACGGATAATGCAGCCACCACGCCAGATACGAGCGATCGCACCAAGGTCGAGGCTCCAGCCCTTGTCCTTGCCAACCTTGGCAATGAGGTCAAGACCCTGAGCGTAGGAAACGATCTTAGAAGCGTAGAGCGCGTTGCGCACCTTCTTCACGAGATCTTCCTTGCTGAGACCCTTGAGCTCGAAGCTCCAGTTGTTTGGACCTTCGAAGATCTGGGAAGCAGCCTTACGCTGGTCGCGCATGGAGGAGATGATACGTGCCTCTACAGAACCTGCAATGGTGGAGAATGGAACAGCCTGCTCAACGGAGCCCATCACGGTCCAGCGGCCTGTACCCTTCTGGCCAGCCTTGTCGACGATGAGGTCTACAATGTCTTTGCCTGTCTCAGGATCCTTCTGCTTGAAGATGTTTGCTGTGATCTCGATGAGGAAGGACTCAAGGTCACCCTCATTCCACTCAGCAAAGATGTCTGCGAGTTCCTCGTTGGAGAAGCCAGCAGCTTTGAAAATGTTGTAGGCTTCGCAGATAAGCTGCATGTCACCGTACTCGATACCATTGTGAACCATCTTTACGAAGTGACCTGCGCCACCTTCTCCGATGTGAGTCACACAAGGAACACCGTCTACCTTGGCAGAGATGCTCTCAAAAATAGGCTTCATCACTTCCCAAGTGGAAGTTGGGCCGCCTGGCATGATGGATGGGCCCTTAAGGGCGCCTTCTTCACCACCGGATACACCAGCACCGATGAAGCGAAGCCCCTTCTCGGAGAGCCACGCGTCACGACGCTCTGTGTCGGTCCAAAGGCTGTTACCACCGTCGATCACGATGTCACCTTCTTCGAGGTATGGAAGGAGTGATTCGATCACCTTGTCCACTGGACCACCAGCTTGCACCATGATCATCACCTTACGTGGGCGCTCAAGGCTTTGTACAAATTCTTCCAGTGTCTCACAACCTACGAGCTTCTTGCCTGGATTGTCGGCAATGAACTTCTCCATGGTGGAGGTGGTACGGTTGTAGACAGATACTGTGAATCCTCTGCTCTCAACGTTGAGAACGAGGTTTTGTCCCATGACTGCAAGGCCGATCAGGCCGAAATCGCTTTTACTCATAATTTTTTACCTTTTGGTCGGTGAAAATTGCCGCGGCATTATTCTCACATCGGCATGTTAAGCAACCCGAACCTGAAATTATGCCATGATTTGCGTCAAAAAACTTATTTTTAAAACATACTTCCACGCCGCATGCCAATATGCAAAGTATCTCCAAGCGTGAATTTACCGAACTCCATCACCCTATTCCGACTCATCCTGACAGCCATTTTCATTGCCGTGGCCTCCTTTGATGCGCCTTGGGCATACACCGTTGCCCTCGTGAGTTTCATTATCGCCGCCATCTCCGATTGGCTCGACGGCTATTTGGCACGAAAGATGAACTTGGTCACAGCCCTTGGCAAGCTTCTCGACCCACTGGCCGACAAGGTCTTGGTAGCGGCTGGTTTCGTTTACCTTTCCAAAATGAATTTCTGCCCGGTCTGGGTGACCTGCCTCATTATTGCCCGTGAGTTCATGGTGACAGGCCTACGCCAGATTGCGGTGGAGAAAGGCGTGGTCATTGCGGCGGACCGTCTCGGCAAATGGAAGACCACCTTCCAACTGGTTTTCATTATAGGCACCCTGACCCATCTTGCCTTTAAGACACTGAATCCTGAAAATCCGCTTGTCTATTTCTTCCAGTTCCTTTCCAGTCCCGCCACTTATGTGATCCCTGCTACCCTCTGGATAGCTGTGGCTCTGACACTCATTTCCGGCTATAATTACATCTACAAGAATCGTAGCCTTCTGAAAAACAACTAAATCAACTCTGCCACGTATGAGCACTCTCATCAAAAATACACACATCATCTCCCCGGAGGTCGAAATCGAGAACGGCGCCATTCTTATCGAGAACGGAGTCATCAAGGCTGTATTCAAAGCAGGCGATTCACTGCCTGACGCCGATACCGTTTATGATGCTGAAGGTAATTATTCCTTCCCAGGCTTCATCGATATCCACGCTCACGGTGCAGATACCAAAGACGTGTGTGATAACGACGTAGAGAGCATCCGCCACATCGCCAAGAAGAAGCTTGAGGAAGGTGTCACTACCTGGCTCCCAACTACCCTCACCCAGCCACAGGCCAAGCTCCTTGAGATCGCTGGCAAGTGCGCTGAGTACATGGCTAAGCAAGAGTTCGCCAAGACTCCAGGTCTTCACGTTGAGGGTCCATTCATCAATGTTTCCAAGGCAGGAGCTCAGAACCCTGAGTTCGTCCGCAAGCCCAACCTCGACGAGCTACTCGAAATCCATGAGATCGCCCCGGCTCGCCTCTTCTCCATCGCACCTTGCGTAGAGAACGCCTGTGAAGTGATCGCTGGCGCCAAGGCCAAAGGCATCCATTCTTCTGCAGCCCACACGGAAGCCACCTACGCTCAGGTCATGGACGCTAAGGACGCTGGTCTAACCCACCTCACCCACTACGGCAATGCTATGACTGGCCTTCACCACCGTGAAATCGGCATGGTCGGCGCCGGACTGATCGATGATGATCTGAAGATCGAACTCATCTGTGACGGCATCCACCTTGCCCCGGACTTCCTCAAGACAATCTTCAAGCTCAAGCCAATCGAGCAGCTCATCATGATCACCGACTCCATGGCTGGTTCCTGGATCGAAAACGGCGAGTGCCAGCTCGGCGGTCTCGACGTGATCGTAGAGAACAACGTGGCACGCCTCAAGGAAGGTGGTGCTCTAGCAGGCTCCGCTCTTCGCTACGATCAAGGTGTAGGCCTCGTCGCTGACCTCATCGATCTCCCACTGACAGAGATCGTCAAGGCCACTTCTTGGAACCAGGCTCAGTCTCTCGGACTTGAGAACCACGGCAAGATCGAGCCAGGCTTCACTGGTGACATCGCCATCCTCGACAAGAGCTTCCACTCCGTCGCCACCTTCGTCGACGGTGAGCAGCGTTTCTAAGAGCCTATTAGGCCATAGACAAATTTACACAAAAACCTCAGGGCGACCGTCCTGAGGTTTTTTTATTTTAATTATGCACCAACAATGCCCTCACAGAAGTTTCGCCAATTCACCCAGAGCTACTAATTCATACTAACAGTAGCTATAAACAAAGAACCGCCTTCTATTAATAAAGAAGACGGTCCTGAAAACATACCGATACTATGTATATAGATAAATGAAT
Above is a genomic segment from Rubritalea squalenifaciens DSM 18772 containing:
- a CDS encoding glycine--tRNA ligase, translating into MADKENTDPQKMEKIVSLCKSKGFIYQSGELYGGLNGCWDYGPLGTELKRNLKEYWWRKNVQERDDILGMDGSILTHQAVLTASGHVGGFSDPMCDCLLSKARLRADQIDPQSGTAYHYTGASHEESGWSVERPFSVLLTDPNQDENKARKTAKEYYSQFLSDKQISPKKLSLQGETSSEEKDTTRYNPANGSLLTEPREFNLMFQTKMGASSDDSDPNAVAYLRPETAQTIFVQYKNVLDSSRVKLPFGIAQIGKAFRNEINPRNFTFRSREFEQMEIEYFCHPDDGLRLTDEWLEKRLCFYEEIGIPREKLHILDVPDGERAFYSEKTYDIEYEFPFGIQELEGVAYRTNYDLGVHQEHSKKTLEYFDEETKERFVPHVVEPSAGCDRTALALICEAYDVEDLTKDGGKKDERTVMRFKPCIAPIKAAILPLLKNKPELVEKAKEVKNLLQPFMNVFYDEAAAIGRRYRRQDEIGTPFCIAIDFQTLGEADEDGNDLTDTVTIRHRDSMEQERIAIKDLLPWLLERIR
- a CDS encoding sulfatase family protein, translating into MKLTTQILAALALTSLFSLAADRPNFLWIVSEDNSKHHTKHFDPTGVAMPNLEQLAKEGVTFDNACSNGAVCSVARSTLVTGCYAPKLGAQFHRRQKLVPMPDGLKAFPAYLNEAGYYTANKTKTDYNLQVDMKETWNGKDGWKGRAEGQPFFLQQNFAGTHEGSSHFPLNAMKKKPLQDLISNITLPPHHPDTTLFRYSYASYQDRLRKFDEQLGNLINKLKKDGLYEDTIIFYFGDHGGVLPRSKGYAYETGLAAPLVVRVPEKWQHLIPFKPGTRTDAIVNFYDFGPSIIHAAGIPLSDQFDGKPFLGKDISAEELSKRVAYGYADRFDEKYDLVRTYRKGDLKYMRNFQPFNPDALHNFYRYKQLAYLELRELHKAGKLNAQQELFFSRKPAEALYDLKNDPYELNNLAGDPKYQETLKEMRSTLTEHLKEMNDLSFYPESELINKAFGNPTAFGKKHSKEIAALIDLANLEVVNFDEAKSKIESALISEDVWTRYWACIVATSFYEKSKPLEVTLSTIADSDANILVRVRAAEALAHLGNSKAKDVMEKAIYASTDPVELNLILNSAAMLYELDPTTYTFDIDKSKLKTNSSLVKERIIYLNKRD
- a CDS encoding M24 family metallopeptidase, whose product is MTTAEKLASLRAWMEKNSVNAAIIPNADPHNNEYQAPRWLSRQWLSGLKGSNGTVVVTAEKAGLWTDSRYYEAAEEALAGSEIKLFRASDPGVDSIIDWLKSELKAGDVVSFSGNDISEADASSWVSSLKVADISANTELDPVDEIWTDRPAEPCGKLDLVAEELTGQSTEEKLKDLRALMQKKGVQVYLLGRTDESNWLLNFRGTDMENHPTPYCYTLVSADEAIFFIDEGKLSDEAKRKFTAAGFTIRGYGEVASVLEELDKDTRLLMVPRYTNHNLYKAGSHCFLIKERALATDLKGVKNEVEMENTRKVMIEDGAAMVRFYFWMYSELQAGRKVTELSASKKLLECRQAISGFRHVSFDSIMGYKAHGALNHYSVDENSDVEVTLDGIFLIDSGGNFENGTSDTTRVIPMGTPTQEQKIDYTLVLKCLIELITAEFPEDATCAQLDGICRRPMWQHHRLYRHGTGHGVGYGLEVHEGPQNFSGLTTERMYEGMLSTIEPGIYRSGEYGIRIENMVHTVKSADTPFGKFFKFENLTFCPINVDLVDTAYMDDCHIEWLNDYNAQVVEKLSPLLNEDEVSWLKHECRPVGK